One Falco naumanni isolate bFalNau1 chromosome 12, bFalNau1.pat, whole genome shotgun sequence genomic region harbors:
- the GPATCH11 gene encoding G patch domain-containing protein 11, with product MEEDEEEDYMSDLFIKQDVRPGLPMVRRVREAMQKEEKQKEANERNRQKSVKEEERERRDLVLKSALGTENKGFALLQKMGYKSGQALGKSGEGIVEPIPLNIKTGRSGLGHEELKKRKAEEKLENYRQKLHMKKQANEQAADQFRIRFKTKQEERKMEGDLRRSQKACQQLDMQKDIDVPKETWYWLEPEEEDDKDEEDKEDECTSSDLSVSEKLRILTAYLREEHFYCIWCGTTYEDSEDLSSNCPGDSAADHD from the exons ATGGAGGAAGATGAAGAGGAAGACTACAtgtctgatttatttattaa GCAGGACGTACGGCCGGGCCTGCCCATGGTGAGGCGGGTGAGGGAGGctatgcagaaagaagaaaaacaaaaagaagccaACGAGAGGAACAGACAGAAGAGcgtaaaagaagaagaaagagagagacgCGATTTGGTGTTGAAAAGTGCATTGGGTACTGAGAACAAAGGCTTCGCGTTGCTCCAGAAGATGGGCTACAAGAGCGGCCAGGCCCTTGGCAAAAGCG gAGAAGGCATTGTTGAACCTATTCCTTTGAACATAAAAACAG GCAGAAGCGGGCTTGGTCACGAGGAATTAAAAAAGcgaaaagctgaagaaaaactggaaaactaTAGGCAAAAGCTTCAtatgaaaaaacaagcaaatgaacaAGCTGCAGATCAGTTCAG aatAAGATTCAAAACGAAACAAGAAGAACGTAAGATGGAAGGGGACCTCCGAAGAAGCCAGAAGGCCTGCCAGCAATTAGATATGCAAAAA GATATTGATGTTCCCAAGGAGACTTGGTATTGGCTAGAACctgaagaggaagatgacaagGATGAGGAAGATAAGGAAGATGAATGCACAAGCTCAGATTTAAGC GTATCAGAAAAGCTACGCATCCTGACTGCCTATCTGAGAGAAGAGCACTTTTATTGCATTTGGTGTGGAACAACCTATGAAG ATTCTGAAGATTTATCGTCAAACTGCCCTGGAGACAGTGCTGCAGATCACGACTAA